From Solwaraspora sp. WMMD1047, the proteins below share one genomic window:
- a CDS encoding TetR/AcrR family transcriptional regulator, with amino-acid sequence MDATDTDGLARRLELLWGERAGAERRSRPGLSLERVVGAAIEVADAEGLAQLSMSRVADRLGFTTMSLYRYVRSKDELLMLMEEAAIGPPPPLPGPDDGWRAGLQEWVRQHLAIYHRHPWLLQIPISGPPLTPNNLLWFERGLRILGATGLRAEEKVGVIQLVAGYVRNEAQLSRDLLAAEAAAVAAGGEPVSYGRMLAKLIDTERFPALSEMVADGVFDIPEGYSEEDFDFGLQRVLDGVEVLVRTRAE; translated from the coding sequence ATGGACGCGACCGACACCGACGGGCTGGCCCGCCGGCTGGAACTGCTCTGGGGGGAGCGCGCCGGAGCCGAGCGCCGGTCCCGGCCCGGCCTCAGCCTGGAACGGGTGGTCGGGGCCGCGATCGAGGTCGCCGACGCGGAGGGGCTGGCTCAGCTGTCGATGAGCCGGGTGGCCGACCGGCTCGGCTTCACCACCATGTCGCTCTACCGCTACGTGCGCAGCAAGGACGAGCTGCTGATGCTGATGGAGGAGGCCGCCATCGGCCCGCCGCCGCCGCTGCCCGGACCGGACGACGGCTGGCGGGCCGGGCTGCAGGAATGGGTACGCCAGCACCTGGCCATCTACCACCGCCACCCGTGGCTGCTGCAGATCCCGATCAGCGGTCCGCCGCTGACCCCGAACAACCTGCTCTGGTTCGAGCGGGGGCTGCGGATTCTCGGCGCCACCGGACTGCGGGCTGAGGAGAAGGTCGGCGTGATCCAGCTCGTCGCCGGGTACGTCCGCAACGAGGCGCAGCTCAGCCGCGACCTGCTGGCCGCCGAGGCGGCGGCGGTCGCCGCCGGCGGCGAGCCGGTCAGCTACGGCCGGATGCTGGCCAAACTCATCGACACCGAGCGCTTTCCGGCACTGTCCGAGATGGTGGCCGACGGAGTCTTCGACATTCCGGAGGGCTACTCCGAGGAGGACTTCGACTTCGGGCTGCAGCGGGTGCTGGACGGCGTCGAGGTCCTGGTCCGAACCCGCGCCGAGTGA
- a CDS encoding ABC transporter permease: MIMIGRSLRHSTRNVDSLLLSAALPVMLMLLFVYVFGGAIGTSRAEYVNYVVPGIILLCTGYGASTTAVSVAHDMTSGAMDRFRTLPIRSTAVLTGHVVASLARNAFATVLVIGVAVAAGFRSDAGLPRWLAVTGLLVLYVLAMSWASVALGMLASSVEGASGFTFFILFLPYLSSAFVPTDTMPAGLRAIADNQPVTPIIETVRGLLHGTPIGASGWLSLAWFGGILIAGYLAATYLFHRRTAR; this comes from the coding sequence ATGATCATGATCGGACGCAGTCTGCGGCACAGCACCCGCAACGTCGACTCGCTGCTGCTGTCGGCGGCGTTGCCGGTCATGCTGATGCTGCTCTTCGTCTACGTCTTCGGCGGGGCGATCGGCACCAGCCGGGCCGAGTACGTCAACTACGTGGTGCCCGGGATCATCCTGCTCTGCACCGGCTACGGCGCCTCCACCACGGCGGTGAGCGTCGCGCACGACATGACGAGCGGGGCGATGGACCGGTTCCGGACGCTGCCGATCCGCAGCACGGCGGTGCTCACCGGGCACGTGGTGGCCAGCCTGGCCCGCAACGCGTTCGCGACCGTGCTCGTCATCGGGGTGGCCGTGGCCGCCGGCTTCCGCAGCGACGCCGGCCTCCCGCGGTGGCTGGCGGTCACCGGGCTGCTGGTCCTCTACGTGCTGGCGATGTCCTGGGCGTCGGTGGCGCTCGGCATGCTCGCCAGCAGCGTGGAGGGGGCCAGCGGGTTCACCTTCTTCATCCTCTTCCTGCCCTATCTGAGCAGCGCGTTCGTGCCGACCGACACGATGCCGGCCGGGCTGCGCGCGATCGCCGACAACCAGCCGGTGACGCCGATCATCGAGACCGTCCGGGGCCTGCTGCACGGCACCCCGATCGGCGCCAGCGGCTGGCTCTCGCTGGCCTGGTTCGGCGGCATCCTGATCGCCGGGTACCTGGCCGCGACGTACCTGTTCCACCGCCGCACCGCCCGCTGA
- a CDS encoding ATP-binding cassette domain-containing protein, producing MAARTVVQATGIRKSYGQLRVLDGVDLTVERGTVRALLGPNGAGKTTMVRILSTLIRADAGTARVAGHDVRREPGQVRASLSLTGQYAAVDELLTGEENLVMMARLHRLGRAEARRRAAELLVEFDLADARGRLAKTYSGGMRRRLDLAVSLIARPSLIVLDEPTTGLDPRSRQQVWSVVRGLADAGVTVLLTTQYLEEADRLADRITVLDQGRVIAEGTADDLKAQVGGERAELAFATAGHLDLAAAELAGRAVRLDPPGWRLDVPTDGSADQVRQLLDLLAGRGIPVERIILRRPSLDDVFLALTARPTNRPLEGARP from the coding sequence ATGGCAGCTCGGACGGTTGTCCAGGCAACCGGAATCAGAAAGTCGTACGGCCAGCTCAGGGTGCTCGACGGGGTCGACCTGACGGTGGAACGCGGCACCGTGCGGGCCCTGCTCGGCCCGAACGGGGCCGGCAAGACCACCATGGTGCGGATCCTGTCCACCCTGATCAGGGCGGACGCCGGCACGGCCCGGGTCGCGGGCCACGACGTCCGCCGCGAGCCGGGCCAGGTCCGCGCGTCGCTGAGCCTGACCGGCCAGTACGCCGCCGTCGACGAGCTGCTCACCGGCGAGGAGAACCTGGTGATGATGGCCCGGCTGCACCGGCTGGGCCGGGCCGAGGCCCGCCGCCGGGCCGCCGAACTGCTCGTCGAGTTCGACCTGGCCGACGCCCGGGGCCGGCTGGCGAAGACCTACTCCGGCGGCATGCGCCGACGGCTCGACCTCGCCGTCAGCCTGATCGCCCGGCCGTCGTTGATCGTCCTCGACGAGCCGACCACCGGGCTGGACCCGCGCAGCCGCCAACAGGTGTGGAGCGTCGTCCGGGGCCTGGCCGACGCCGGCGTCACCGTCCTGCTGACCACCCAGTACCTGGAGGAGGCGGACCGGCTCGCCGACCGGATCACCGTGCTCGACCAGGGGCGGGTGATCGCCGAGGGCACCGCCGACGACCTCAAGGCGCAGGTCGGCGGCGAGCGGGCCGAGCTGGCGTTCGCCACCGCCGGCCACCTCGACCTGGCCGCCGCCGAGCTGGCCGGCCGGGCGGTCCGGCTCGACCCGCCGGGCTGGCGGCTCGACGTTCCCACCGACGGCAGCGCCGACCAGGTCCGGCAGCTGCTCGACCTGCTCGCCGGCCGGGGCATCCCGGTCGAGCGGATCATCCTGCGCCGGCCGAGCCTGGACGACGTGTTCCTGGCCCTGACCGCGCGCCCCACCAATCGGCCACTCGAAGGAGCGCGACCGTGA